A window from Phalacrocorax carbo chromosome 20, bPhaCar2.1, whole genome shotgun sequence encodes these proteins:
- the CPLANE2 gene encoding ciliogenesis and planar polarity effector 2 isoform X2 encodes MRCDQGAGWPRGHAPSDIIPRRKPPQGGGGFPAPPGFGGHMAVQGGSVLEPGWLLSPAGRPYLDSILQKNQRRVFGIEVTTVYWPAKLRASGRPVIFQLHFWDCGDGALKKFEHLLPACKEEADAILFLFSFTDRSSFEELPAHVSRVVGPEEEKLVRVVVGTKFDLSPQADVTEGDVAAFEGTWGLPVLRAGSRPGAGAGRGGLARVAPLLDALAERLWRRDQITAGVTPGDEESPPA; translated from the exons ATGCGCTGCGACCAGGGGGCGGGGTGGCCGCGAGGCCACGCCCCCTCTGACATCATCCCGAGGCGGAAGCCGCCGCAG ggcgggggggggttcCCTGCACCCCCAGGTTTCGGGGGGCACATGGCAGTGCAGGGGGGCTCCGTGCTGGAGCCGGGCTGGCTCCTctcccccgccggccgcccctaCCTGGACTCCATCCTCCAGAAGAACCAGCGGAGAGTGTTCG GCATAGAGGTCACCACCGTGTACTGGCCGGCCAAGCTGCGGGCCAGCGGCCGCCCCGTCATCTTCCAGCTTCATTTTTGGGATTGCGGAGACGGAGCCCTTAAAAAATTTGAGCATCTCCTGCCC gctTGTAAGGAGGAGGCGGACgccatcctcttcctcttctcattCACCGACCGCTCGTCCTTCGAGGAGCTGCCAGCCCACGTGAGCCGGGTGGTCGGCCCCGAAGAAGAAAAACTCGTCAGGGTGGTCGTCGGCACCAA ATTCGATCTGTCCCCACAGGCGGACGTGACGGAGGGGGACGTGGCAGCCTTCGAGGGGACGtgggggctgccagtgctgcgGGCGGGCAGCaggccgggggccggggcggggcgcggggggctggCCAGGGTCGCCCCCCTCCTCGACGCCCTGGCTGAGAGGCTCTGGCGTCGGGACCAGATCACTGCTGGCGTCACCCCGGGGGACGAGGAGTCCCCCCCCGCCTGA
- the CPLANE2 gene encoding ciliogenesis and planar polarity effector 2 isoform X1: MRCDQGAGWPRGHAPSDIIPRRKPPQGGGGFPAPPGFGGHMAVQGGSVLEPGWLLSPAGRPYLDSILQKNQRRVFGLLERPALPPALAAPTVPYKLFLSGKSGVGKTALVAALAGTPVPPVHHETLGIEVTTVYWPAKLRASGRPVIFQLHFWDCGDGALKKFEHLLPACKEEADAILFLFSFTDRSSFEELPAHVSRVVGPEEEKLVRVVVGTKFDLSPQADVTEGDVAAFEGTWGLPVLRAGSRPGAGAGRGGLARVAPLLDALAERLWRRDQITAGVTPGDEESPPA; this comes from the exons ATGCGCTGCGACCAGGGGGCGGGGTGGCCGCGAGGCCACGCCCCCTCTGACATCATCCCGAGGCGGAAGCCGCCGCAG ggcgggggggggttcCCTGCACCCCCAGGTTTCGGGGGGCACATGGCAGTGCAGGGGGGCTCCGTGCTGGAGCCGGGCTGGCTCCTctcccccgccggccgcccctaCCTGGACTCCATCCTCCAGAAGAACCAGCGGAGAGTGTTCG gtcTGCTGGAGCGCCCAGCGCTGCCCCCCGCCTTGGCCGCCCCCACCGTCCCCTACAAACTCTTCCTCTCCGGCAAGAGCGGCGTCGGCAAGACGGCCTTGGTGGCCGCGCTGGCGGGGACCCCCGTGCCCCCCGTCCACCACGAGACCCTGG GCATAGAGGTCACCACCGTGTACTGGCCGGCCAAGCTGCGGGCCAGCGGCCGCCCCGTCATCTTCCAGCTTCATTTTTGGGATTGCGGAGACGGAGCCCTTAAAAAATTTGAGCATCTCCTGCCC gctTGTAAGGAGGAGGCGGACgccatcctcttcctcttctcattCACCGACCGCTCGTCCTTCGAGGAGCTGCCAGCCCACGTGAGCCGGGTGGTCGGCCCCGAAGAAGAAAAACTCGTCAGGGTGGTCGTCGGCACCAA ATTCGATCTGTCCCCACAGGCGGACGTGACGGAGGGGGACGTGGCAGCCTTCGAGGGGACGtgggggctgccagtgctgcgGGCGGGCAGCaggccgggggccggggcggggcgcggggggctggCCAGGGTCGCCCCCCTCCTCGACGCCCTGGCTGAGAGGCTCTGGCGTCGGGACCAGATCACTGCTGGCGTCACCCCGGGGGACGAGGAGTCCCCCCCCGCCTGA
- the EPHA2 gene encoding ephrin type-A receptor 2, translating into MAGTPPAFTLLFLTAVTSLAAEEVVLLDFAKAQGELGWLTQPYGKGWDLLQNVLNDSLIYIYSVCNVLEGEQENWLRTNWIYRGVAQRIFIELQFTVRDCNSFPTAGSGSCKETFNLYYAESDVDYGTNFQKRQFKKIDTIAPDEITVQDDFASRNVKLNTEVRSAGPLSRKGFYLAFQDLGACVALLSVRIYYKRCPAVLRGMARFPETVAGVDSQTLAKVRGTCVEEAVADQAPVLHCNADGEWLVPIGECLCRAGYEKVGEKCQACAPGSFKATVSPSSCQPCPPHTLPSPAAATACPCQDGFFRAPADPPADPCTRPPSPPQGVTAVGLGATVQLRWSPPADQGGRGDVTYSITCEQCWPESGECRPCDGGVRYSQPPRGLTGTGVTITDLEPHVNYTFTVEARNGVSSYSHHRSVAATTISVNQTEPPRVTSVSLDGRTATSLILSWTVPPRQQSRVWKYEVTYSKKVDENSYSVLRCEGTSVTLPKLSPATAYVVRVQALTPDGHGAYSPQHEFETLPEGAEAMASTAIISGSVAGVVFVLLLLAALLYVLRRRRRSRPRQSAEDVYFSKSDQLKPLKTYVDPHTYEDPNQAMLKFTTEIPPSSITRQKVIGAGEFGEVYKGTLKRGKKEVPVAIKTLKVGYTEKQRVDFLSEATIMGQFCHHNIIRLEGVVSKCKPFMIITEYMENGALDKFLREKEGEFGVIQLVGMLRGIAAGMKYLANMNYVHRDLAARNILVNSNLVCKVSDFGLSRVLEDDPEATYTTSGGKIPIRWTAPEAISYRKFTSASDVWSYGIVMWEVMSYGERPYWELSNHEVMKAINEGFRLPAPLDCPSAIYQLMMQCWQQERSRRPKFADIVSILDKLIRAPESLKALADFDPRVSIRLPSTSGSEGVPFRSVPEWLESIRMPQYTEHFMASGYGTIEKVLQMTSDDIKKIGVRLPGHQKRIAYSLLGLQEQAGAGGVPI; encoded by the exons atggcGGGCACCCCCCCGGCCttcaccctcctcttcctcaccgCCGTCACCTCCCTGGCAGCCGAAGAAG tGGTCCTGCTGGACTTCGCCAAGGCGCAGGGCGAGCTGGGCTGGCTCACCCAGCCCTACGGCAAAGGG tgggaccTGCTGCAGAACGTGCTGAACGACTCCTTGATCTACATCTACTCGGTGTGCAACGTGCTGGAGGGCGAGCAGGAGAACTGGCTACGCACCAACTGGATCTACCGCGGGGTGGCCCAACGCATCTTCATCGAGCTCCAGTTCACCGTCCGTGACTGCAACAGCTTCCCCACCGCCGGCAGCGGCTCCTGCAAGGAGACCTTCAACCTCTACTACGCCGAATCCGACGTGGATTACGGCACCAACTTCCAAAAGAGACAGTTCAAGAAGATCGACACCATCGCTCCGGATGAAATCACTGTCCAGGACGATTTTGCTTCCCGGAACGTTAAACTCAACACTGAGGTGCGGTCGGCGGGACCTCTCAGCCGGAAAGGTTTCTACTTGGCTTTCCAGGATTTGGGAGCTTGCGTGGCGTTGCTTTCCGTTCGGATTTATTACAAGAGATGCCCGGCTGTTCTACGGGGAATGGCTCGCTTCCCCGAAACGGTGGCCGGCGTCGACTCGCAGACGTTGGCCAAGGTGCGGGGAACGTGCGTGGAGGAGGCGGTGGCCGACCAAGCCCCGGTGCTGCATTGCAACGCCGACGGCGAGTGGTTGGTGCCCATCGGGGAGTGCCTGTGCCGCGCCGGCTACGAGAAAGTGGGAGAGAAATGCCAAG CTTGTGCCCCCGGCTCCTTCAAGGCCACGGTGTCCCCGagcagctgccagccctgcccgccccacaccctgccctcccctgctgCCGCCACCGCCTGCCCCTGCCAGGACGGCTTCTTCCGCGCCCCCGCCGACCCCCCCGCCGATCCCTGCACCC gtcccccctcgcccccccaaGGTGTCacggctgtggggctgggggccacgGTGCAGCTGCGTTGGTCCCCCCCCGCCGACCAGGGTGGCCGTGGGGACGTCACCTACAGCATCACCTGCGAGCAGTGCTGGCCGGAGAGCGGGGAGTGCCGTCCCTGCGACGGGGGGGTCCGCTATTCGCAGCCCCCCCGGGGGTTGACGGGGACGGGGGTCACCATCACCGACCTGGAGCCGCACGTCAACTACACCTTCACCGTCGAAGCCCGGAACGGGGTGTCATCGTACAGCCACCACCGTAGCGTAGCCGCTACCACCATCAGCGTCAACCAGACAG AGCCACCCCGGGTGACATCGGTGAGCCTGGATGGACGGACAGCCACCAGCTTGATCCTCTCCTGGACGGTCCCACCACGGCAGCAGAGCCGGGTCTGGAAGTACGAGGTCACCTACAGCAAGAAG GTCGATGAGAACAGCTACTCGGTGCTGCGCTGCGAGGGCACCTCCGTCACCCTCCCCAAGCTGTCCCCTGCCACCGCCTACGTGGTGCGGGTCCAGGCGCTCACCCCGGACGGCCACGGGGCCTACAGCCCCCAGCACGAGTTCGAGACCCTGCCCGAGG GTGCCGAGGCCATGGCATCTACTGCCATCATCAGTGGCTCCGTGGCTGGTGTCGTCTtcgtcctcctcctcttggCTGCTCTCCTCTACGTCCTCCGGCG GAGGCGGAGGTCACGGCCACGTCAGTCTGCCGAGGACGTCTACTTCTCCAAGTCAG ACCAGCTGAAGCCCCTCAAGACCTACGTTGACCCACACACCTACGAAGACCCCAATCAAGCCATGCTCAAATTCACCACCGAGATCCCTCCGTCCTCCATCACCCGCCAGAAGGTCATCGGCGCCG GTGAATTTGGGGAGGTCTACAAGGGGACCCTGAAGCGTGGTAAGAAGGAGGTGCCGGTGGCCATCAAGACCTTGAAGGTGGGCTACACGGAGAAGCAACGGGTGGACTTCTTGAGCGAAGCCACCATCATGGGCCAGTTCTGCCACCACAACATCATCCGCCTGGAAGGGGTCGTCTCCAAGT GCAAACCCTTCATGATCATCACAGAGTACATGGAGAACGGTGCGCTGGATAAATTCCTGCGG GAAAAAGAGGGGGAATTTGGCGTCATCCAGCTGGTGGGGATGTTGAGGGGCATCGCCGCCGGCATGAAGTATTTGGCCAACATGAATTACGTCCACCGGGATCTGGCCGCCCGGAACATCCTGGTGAACAGCAACCTGGTGTGCAAAGTGTCCGATTTCGGGCTTTCGAGGGTGTTGGAAGATGACCCTGAAGCCACCTACACCACCAGC GGTGGGAAGATCCCCATCCGTTGGACGGCGCCCGAAGCCATCTCCTATCGGAAGTTCACCTCCGCCAGCGACGTCTGGAGCTACGGCATCGTCATGTGGGAGGTGATGTCCTACGGCGAGCGACCCTACTGGGAGCTCTCAAACCACGAG gTGATGAAGGCCATCAACGAGGGCTTCCGCCTCCCTGCCCCGCTGGATTGTCCCTCCGCCATCTACCAGCTGATGATGCAATGCTGGCAGCAGGAGCGCAGCCGGCGCCCCAAGTTCGCCGATATCGTCAGCATCCTCGACAAGCTCATCCGCGCCCCCGAGTCCCTCAAGGCGTTGGCAGACTTTGACCCCCG GGTCTCCATCCGCCTGCCCAGCACCAGTGGCTCGGAGGGCGTCCCCTTCCGCTCCGTCCCCGAGTGGCTGGAGTCCATCAGGATGCCCCAGTACACGGAGCACTTCATGGCCTCGGGCTACGGCACCATCGAGAAGGTCCTGCAGATGACCAGCGA CGACATCAAGAAGATCGGGGTGCGCTTGCCGGGGCACCAGAAGCGCATCGCCTACagcctgctggggctgcaggagcaggcgggcgccgggggggtccccatctaa
- the LOC135316582 gene encoding chloride channel protein ClC-Kb-like isoform X2: MECNIPGGLREEERVLVSEQSWRPCPEARRRLRGCLEWVKRQLFRVGEDWYFLFVLGVLMATISFVMDVVTSRLYQAHLWLYQEVGDILALKYLSWSMYPTALAAFSTGFSQSITPHSGGSGIPELKTILTGVVLEDYLAIQNFGAKVVGLTCVLACGSTIFIGKVGPFVHLTAMAAVYLGKMRTSVTKEYENKFKQNEMLVAAQAVGVATVFGAPVSGVLFSIEVMSSHFAVRDYWRGFFAATCGAFMFRLLTVFNSEQETIVAVFKSDLRIDFPFDLVETFFFVILGKPIYTVLVVLLFSSITFPPGLGQLMASRLTMKEYLTSLFDNRTWGALVSNATDPTGVDPRGLWQEWCHPSATIFGTLAFFLLMKFWMLILATTLPLPAGYFMPIFIYGAAIGRLLGETVALLFPRGLHLEGDPRPVIPGGYALAGAAAFSGSVTHTISTTLLVCEATGYLGHLLPVVLAVLVANAITQKHQPSFYDGTIIVKKLPYLPRIRSRHVASYEVVVEEFMERRVVALAKGSGFEEVLVALDASADAEYPVVETAGSPTLVGTVSRAQLVAFLQSHEHPRAPPGQKLATTGTLGDNCAIEPVMLQLSPWTSLHQAHHLFELLKLQRIFVTRFGELVGAVSRVELRRAIEELTNPK; encoded by the exons ATGGAGTGCAACATCCCAGGGGGGCTGCGGGAAGAGGAGAGGGTGCTGGTGTcggagcagagctggagacCCTGCCCCGAAGCCCGGAGGAGGCTCCGAG GGTGCCTGGAGTGGGTGAAGCGGCAGCTTTTCCGTGTCGGGGAGGATTGGTATTTCCTCTTCGTCCTGGGGGTCCTCATGGCCACCATCAGCTTCGTGATGGACGTGGTCACCTCCAGGCTCTACCAGG CCCACCTGTGGCTTTACCAAGAAGTCGGTGACATCTTGGCGCTCAAGTACCTCTCGTGGAGCATGTACCCCACAGCGCTGGCAGCCTTCTCCACCGGCTTCTCCCAAAGCATCACCCCGCACTCGGGAG GCTCTGGCATCCCGGAGCTGAAGACCATCCTGACGGGCGTGGTGCTGGAGGACTACCTGGCCATCCAAAACTTCGGAGCCAAGGTGGTGGGGCTGACCTGTGTCCTGGCGTGCGGCAGCACCATTTTCATCGGCAAAGTG GGGCCTTTCGTCCACCTCACCGCCATGGCCGCCGTGTATTTGGGGAAGATGCGGACCTCGGTCACAAAGGAGTATGAG AACAAGTTCAAGCAGAACGAGATGCTTGTGGCAGCGCAAGCCGTCGGGGTGGCCACAGTGTTCGGGGCACCTGTCAGCG GGGTGCTTTTCAGCATCGAGGTGATGTCCTCCCACTTCGCCGTGCGGGATTACTGGCGGGGCTTCTTCGCCGCGACCTGCGGCGCGTTCATGTTTCGCCTCCTCACCGTCTTCAACAGCgagcaag aaacCATCGTTGCTGTTTTTAAGAGCGACCTCAGGATTGATTTCCCCTTCGACCTCGTGGAGACCttcttttttgtgattttgGG CAAGCCCATCTACACCgtgctggtggtgctgctgttctcctccatcaccttcccgcctgggctggggcagctgatgGCCTCCAGG CTCACCATGAAGGAGTACCTCACCTCCCTCTTCGACAACCGCACTTGGGGCGCGCTGGTCTCCAACGCCACCGACCCCACCGGCGTGGACCCTCGGGGGCTCTGGCAGGAGTGGTGCCACCCCTCCGCCACCATCTTCGGCACCTTGGCCTTCTTCCTGCTGATGAAG ttctGGATGCTGATCCTGGCCAccaccctgcccctgcccgccgGCTACTTCATGCCCATCTTCATCTACG GAGCCGCCATCGGGCGCTTGCTGGGGGAGACGGtggccctgctcttcccccGGGGCCTCCATCTGGAGGGGGACCCGCGCCCCGTCATCCCTGGCGGCTACGCCCTGGCCG GCGCGGCTGCCTTTTCGGGCTCGGTGACTCACACCATCTCCACGACTTTACTGGTGTGTGAGGCCACCGGTTACCTGGGCCACCTCCTCCCCGTCGTCCTGGCCGTGCTGGTGGCCAACGCCATCACCCAGAAGCATCAACCGTCCTTCTACGACGGCACCATCATCGTCAAGAAGCTGCCCTACCTGCCCCGCATCCGCAGCCGGCACGTGGC CTCCTACGAAGTGGTGGTGGAGGAGTTCATGGAGCGCCGGGTGGTGGCCTTGGCCAAGGGTAGTGGCTTCGAGGAGGTGCTGGTGGCCTTGGATGCCTCCGCCGATGCCGAATACCCCGTGGTGGAGACTGCAG GGTCACCCACGCTGGTGGGCACCgtcagcagagcccagctggtCGCCTTCCTCCAGAGCCACGAGCacccccgggcacccccggGGCAGAAG CTGGCCACAACAGGGACGCTTGGGGACAACTGCGCCATCGAGCCCGTCATGCTCCAGCTCTCGCCGTGGACCTCCCTGCAccag GCCCATCACCTCTTTGAGCTGCTGAAGCTGCAGCGCATCTTCGTTACCCGCTTCGGGGAGCTGGTGGGAGCCGTCAGCAGGGTGGAG CTGCGGAGAGCGATCGAGGAGCTCACCAACCCCAAGTGA
- the LOC135316582 gene encoding chloride channel protein ClC-Kb-like isoform X3 has translation MECNIPGGLREEERVLVSEQSWRPCPEARRRLRAHLWLYQEVGDILALKYLSWSMYPTALAAFSTGFSQSITPHSGGSGIPELKTILTGVVLEDYLAIQNFGAKVVGLTCVLACGSTIFIGKVGPFVHLTAMAAVYLGKMRTSVTKEYENKFKQNEMLVAAQAVGVATVFGAPVSGVLFSIEVMSSHFAVRDYWRGFFAATCGAFMFRLLTVFNSEQETIVAVFKSDLRIDFPFDLVETFFFVILGAVCGLLGCAFLFCQRWLLAAVRENRLTAKLLATDKPIYTVLVVLLFSSITFPPGLGQLMASRLTMKEYLTSLFDNRTWGALVSNATDPTGVDPRGLWQEWCHPSATIFGTLAFFLLMKFWMLILATTLPLPAGYFMPIFIYGAAIGRLLGETVALLFPRGLHLEGDPRPVIPGGYALAGAAAFSGSVTHTISTTLLVCEATGYLGHLLPVVLAVLVANAITQKHQPSFYDGTIIVKKLPYLPRIRSRHVASYEVVVEEFMERRVVALAKGSGFEEVLVALDASADAEYPVVETAGSPTLVGTVSRAQLVAFLQSHEHPRAPPGQKLATTGTLGDNCAIEPVMLQLSPWTSLHQAHHLFELLKLQRIFVTRFGELVGAVSRVELRRAIEELTNPK, from the exons ATGGAGTGCAACATCCCAGGGGGGCTGCGGGAAGAGGAGAGGGTGCTGGTGTcggagcagagctggagacCCTGCCCCGAAGCCCGGAGGAGGCTCCGAG CCCACCTGTGGCTTTACCAAGAAGTCGGTGACATCTTGGCGCTCAAGTACCTCTCGTGGAGCATGTACCCCACAGCGCTGGCAGCCTTCTCCACCGGCTTCTCCCAAAGCATCACCCCGCACTCGGGAG GCTCTGGCATCCCGGAGCTGAAGACCATCCTGACGGGCGTGGTGCTGGAGGACTACCTGGCCATCCAAAACTTCGGAGCCAAGGTGGTGGGGCTGACCTGTGTCCTGGCGTGCGGCAGCACCATTTTCATCGGCAAAGTG GGGCCTTTCGTCCACCTCACCGCCATGGCCGCCGTGTATTTGGGGAAGATGCGGACCTCGGTCACAAAGGAGTATGAG AACAAGTTCAAGCAGAACGAGATGCTTGTGGCAGCGCAAGCCGTCGGGGTGGCCACAGTGTTCGGGGCACCTGTCAGCG GGGTGCTTTTCAGCATCGAGGTGATGTCCTCCCACTTCGCCGTGCGGGATTACTGGCGGGGCTTCTTCGCCGCGACCTGCGGCGCGTTCATGTTTCGCCTCCTCACCGTCTTCAACAGCgagcaag aaacCATCGTTGCTGTTTTTAAGAGCGACCTCAGGATTGATTTCCCCTTCGACCTCGTGGAGACCttcttttttgtgattttgGG GGCCGTTTGCGGGCTCCTGGGCTGCGCCTTCCTCTTCTGCCAGCGCTGGCTGCTGGCGGCCGTCAGGGAGAACCGGCTCACAGCCAAGCTGCTGGCCACCGA CAAGCCCATCTACACCgtgctggtggtgctgctgttctcctccatcaccttcccgcctgggctggggcagctgatgGCCTCCAGG CTCACCATGAAGGAGTACCTCACCTCCCTCTTCGACAACCGCACTTGGGGCGCGCTGGTCTCCAACGCCACCGACCCCACCGGCGTGGACCCTCGGGGGCTCTGGCAGGAGTGGTGCCACCCCTCCGCCACCATCTTCGGCACCTTGGCCTTCTTCCTGCTGATGAAG ttctGGATGCTGATCCTGGCCAccaccctgcccctgcccgccgGCTACTTCATGCCCATCTTCATCTACG GAGCCGCCATCGGGCGCTTGCTGGGGGAGACGGtggccctgctcttcccccGGGGCCTCCATCTGGAGGGGGACCCGCGCCCCGTCATCCCTGGCGGCTACGCCCTGGCCG GCGCGGCTGCCTTTTCGGGCTCGGTGACTCACACCATCTCCACGACTTTACTGGTGTGTGAGGCCACCGGTTACCTGGGCCACCTCCTCCCCGTCGTCCTGGCCGTGCTGGTGGCCAACGCCATCACCCAGAAGCATCAACCGTCCTTCTACGACGGCACCATCATCGTCAAGAAGCTGCCCTACCTGCCCCGCATCCGCAGCCGGCACGTGGC CTCCTACGAAGTGGTGGTGGAGGAGTTCATGGAGCGCCGGGTGGTGGCCTTGGCCAAGGGTAGTGGCTTCGAGGAGGTGCTGGTGGCCTTGGATGCCTCCGCCGATGCCGAATACCCCGTGGTGGAGACTGCAG GGTCACCCACGCTGGTGGGCACCgtcagcagagcccagctggtCGCCTTCCTCCAGAGCCACGAGCacccccgggcacccccggGGCAGAAG CTGGCCACAACAGGGACGCTTGGGGACAACTGCGCCATCGAGCCCGTCATGCTCCAGCTCTCGCCGTGGACCTCCCTGCAccag GCCCATCACCTCTTTGAGCTGCTGAAGCTGCAGCGCATCTTCGTTACCCGCTTCGGGGAGCTGGTGGGAGCCGTCAGCAGGGTGGAG CTGCGGAGAGCGATCGAGGAGCTCACCAACCCCAAGTGA
- the LOC135316582 gene encoding chloride channel protein ClC-Kb-like isoform X1, protein MECNIPGGLREEERVLVSEQSWRPCPEARRRLRGCLEWVKRQLFRVGEDWYFLFVLGVLMATISFVMDVVTSRLYQAHLWLYQEVGDILALKYLSWSMYPTALAAFSTGFSQSITPHSGGSGIPELKTILTGVVLEDYLAIQNFGAKVVGLTCVLACGSTIFIGKVGPFVHLTAMAAVYLGKMRTSVTKEYENKFKQNEMLVAAQAVGVATVFGAPVSGVLFSIEVMSSHFAVRDYWRGFFAATCGAFMFRLLTVFNSEQETIVAVFKSDLRIDFPFDLVETFFFVILGAVCGLLGCAFLFCQRWLLAAVRENRLTAKLLATDKPIYTVLVVLLFSSITFPPGLGQLMASRLTMKEYLTSLFDNRTWGALVSNATDPTGVDPRGLWQEWCHPSATIFGTLAFFLLMKFWMLILATTLPLPAGYFMPIFIYGAAIGRLLGETVALLFPRGLHLEGDPRPVIPGGYALAGAAAFSGSVTHTISTTLLVCEATGYLGHLLPVVLAVLVANAITQKHQPSFYDGTIIVKKLPYLPRIRSRHVASYEVVVEEFMERRVVALAKGSGFEEVLVALDASADAEYPVVETAGSPTLVGTVSRAQLVAFLQSHEHPRAPPGQKLATTGTLGDNCAIEPVMLQLSPWTSLHQAHHLFELLKLQRIFVTRFGELVGAVSRVELRRAIEELTNPK, encoded by the exons ATGGAGTGCAACATCCCAGGGGGGCTGCGGGAAGAGGAGAGGGTGCTGGTGTcggagcagagctggagacCCTGCCCCGAAGCCCGGAGGAGGCTCCGAG GGTGCCTGGAGTGGGTGAAGCGGCAGCTTTTCCGTGTCGGGGAGGATTGGTATTTCCTCTTCGTCCTGGGGGTCCTCATGGCCACCATCAGCTTCGTGATGGACGTGGTCACCTCCAGGCTCTACCAGG CCCACCTGTGGCTTTACCAAGAAGTCGGTGACATCTTGGCGCTCAAGTACCTCTCGTGGAGCATGTACCCCACAGCGCTGGCAGCCTTCTCCACCGGCTTCTCCCAAAGCATCACCCCGCACTCGGGAG GCTCTGGCATCCCGGAGCTGAAGACCATCCTGACGGGCGTGGTGCTGGAGGACTACCTGGCCATCCAAAACTTCGGAGCCAAGGTGGTGGGGCTGACCTGTGTCCTGGCGTGCGGCAGCACCATTTTCATCGGCAAAGTG GGGCCTTTCGTCCACCTCACCGCCATGGCCGCCGTGTATTTGGGGAAGATGCGGACCTCGGTCACAAAGGAGTATGAG AACAAGTTCAAGCAGAACGAGATGCTTGTGGCAGCGCAAGCCGTCGGGGTGGCCACAGTGTTCGGGGCACCTGTCAGCG GGGTGCTTTTCAGCATCGAGGTGATGTCCTCCCACTTCGCCGTGCGGGATTACTGGCGGGGCTTCTTCGCCGCGACCTGCGGCGCGTTCATGTTTCGCCTCCTCACCGTCTTCAACAGCgagcaag aaacCATCGTTGCTGTTTTTAAGAGCGACCTCAGGATTGATTTCCCCTTCGACCTCGTGGAGACCttcttttttgtgattttgGG GGCCGTTTGCGGGCTCCTGGGCTGCGCCTTCCTCTTCTGCCAGCGCTGGCTGCTGGCGGCCGTCAGGGAGAACCGGCTCACAGCCAAGCTGCTGGCCACCGA CAAGCCCATCTACACCgtgctggtggtgctgctgttctcctccatcaccttcccgcctgggctggggcagctgatgGCCTCCAGG CTCACCATGAAGGAGTACCTCACCTCCCTCTTCGACAACCGCACTTGGGGCGCGCTGGTCTCCAACGCCACCGACCCCACCGGCGTGGACCCTCGGGGGCTCTGGCAGGAGTGGTGCCACCCCTCCGCCACCATCTTCGGCACCTTGGCCTTCTTCCTGCTGATGAAG ttctGGATGCTGATCCTGGCCAccaccctgcccctgcccgccgGCTACTTCATGCCCATCTTCATCTACG GAGCCGCCATCGGGCGCTTGCTGGGGGAGACGGtggccctgctcttcccccGGGGCCTCCATCTGGAGGGGGACCCGCGCCCCGTCATCCCTGGCGGCTACGCCCTGGCCG GCGCGGCTGCCTTTTCGGGCTCGGTGACTCACACCATCTCCACGACTTTACTGGTGTGTGAGGCCACCGGTTACCTGGGCCACCTCCTCCCCGTCGTCCTGGCCGTGCTGGTGGCCAACGCCATCACCCAGAAGCATCAACCGTCCTTCTACGACGGCACCATCATCGTCAAGAAGCTGCCCTACCTGCCCCGCATCCGCAGCCGGCACGTGGC CTCCTACGAAGTGGTGGTGGAGGAGTTCATGGAGCGCCGGGTGGTGGCCTTGGCCAAGGGTAGTGGCTTCGAGGAGGTGCTGGTGGCCTTGGATGCCTCCGCCGATGCCGAATACCCCGTGGTGGAGACTGCAG GGTCACCCACGCTGGTGGGCACCgtcagcagagcccagctggtCGCCTTCCTCCAGAGCCACGAGCacccccgggcacccccggGGCAGAAG CTGGCCACAACAGGGACGCTTGGGGACAACTGCGCCATCGAGCCCGTCATGCTCCAGCTCTCGCCGTGGACCTCCCTGCAccag GCCCATCACCTCTTTGAGCTGCTGAAGCTGCAGCGCATCTTCGTTACCCGCTTCGGGGAGCTGGTGGGAGCCGTCAGCAGGGTGGAG CTGCGGAGAGCGATCGAGGAGCTCACCAACCCCAAGTGA